The Vicia villosa cultivar HV-30 ecotype Madison, WI linkage group LG1, Vvil1.0, whole genome shotgun sequence genome includes a region encoding these proteins:
- the LOC131638181 gene encoding expansin-like B1, whose product MELGFKYQISLVCVILLFSVLCNCEEYYAKSRASYYATSDGYGNSRGACGFGDYGKIVNDGSVAAVSAKLWKNGGGCGACYQVRCKIPQYCDDNGAYVVVTDYGEGDRTDFILSPRAFSRLGRNAVTSEKLKKYGVLDVEYKRVPCTFKGNNIVYQINENSRNPGYFSINILYVGGTYDVTAVEMWQKQQHRWEAMRRSYGAVFDFANPPEGEIRLKFLVSSNVGSNWVVSPFTISAGWKAGSTYSTKIHPY is encoded by the exons ATGGAGCTTGGTTTTAAGTATCAAATTAGTCTTGTTTGTGTTATACTGTTATTTTCAGTACTATGTAACTGCGAAGAATATTATGCCAAATCAAGAGCATCCTATTATGCCACCTCTGACGGCTATGGAAATTCAA GGGGAGCTTGTGGTTTCGGAGACTATGGAAAGATAGTGAATGATGGTAGTGTCGCAGCTGTTTCTGCCAAGTTGTGGAAAAATGGTGGAGGATGTGGTGCATGTTATCAA GTGAGGTGCAAAATACCACAATACTGTGATGATAATGGAGCATATGTGGTGGTAACTGACTATGGTGAGGGAGATAGGACTGATTTCATATTGAGTCCACGTGCCTTCTCAAGATTGGGGCGCAATGCAGTTACATctgaaaaattaaagaaatatgGAGTGTTGGATGTTGAATACAAAAGGGTTCCTTGTACATTTAAAGGCAACAATATTGTATACCAAATCAATGAAAATAGTAGAAACCCTGGCTATTTCTCTATCAATATTCTTTATGTTGGAGGAACATACGATGTCACGGCTGTTGAAATGTGGCAG AAACAACAACACCGATGGGAAGCCATGCGTAGATCTTATGGCGCTGTTTTTGACTTTGCTAATCCACCTGAAGGTGAAATCCGATTGAAATTTCTAGTGAGTAGCAATGTTGGGTCCAATTGGGTGGTGTCACCGTTCACAATATCCGCGGGTTGGAAGGCCGGTTCTACTTATTCCACCAAGATTCACCCTTATTAA